The Enterococcus sp. 7F3_DIV0205 genome has a window encoding:
- a CDS encoding PTS sugar transporter subunit IIB, with the protein MSKKKIYLFCDAGMSTSIMVNKMMEVVTKHQMPLEITAFPVARAQEVVDQEKPVAILLGPQVRFLLEKTKEQFAPQGIPVAAITPEIYGMMDGEKALKEALKLIKSNKK; encoded by the coding sequence ATGAGTAAAAAGAAGATTTATTTATTTTGTGATGCAGGGATGTCGACAAGTATTATGGTCAACAAAATGATGGAAGTGGTCACTAAACATCAAATGCCGCTAGAAATTACAGCATTTCCAGTTGCTAGAGCGCAAGAAGTGGTGGATCAGGAGAAACCAGTCGCAATTTTATTAGGTCCTCAAGTTCGTTTTTTACTTGAAAAAACCAAAGAGCAATTTGCGCCGCAAGGAATTCCTGTAGCCGCGATCACACCCGAAATCTACGGTATGATGGACGGTGAAAAAGCTTTAAAAGAAGCATTGAAACTAATTAAATCAAATAAAAAATAA
- a CDS encoding heavy metal-binding domain-containing protein, with translation MLITTTEKIPGKEYEVLGEVFGLTTQSKNVFKNIGANLKNIVGGEIRAYTEMLEESRETAIERLKSNAEKLGADAVVMMRFDSGSIGTDMQSVAAYGTAVKFKSTEQ, from the coding sequence ATGCTTATTACAACAACAGAAAAAATTCCAGGGAAAGAATATGAAGTATTAGGGGAAGTATTTGGTCTGACGACACAATCAAAAAATGTGTTTAAGAACATTGGGGCCAATTTGAAAAATATCGTCGGTGGTGAGATTCGAGCATACACAGAAATGTTGGAAGAATCAAGAGAAACTGCGATTGAACGCTTAAAAAGCAATGCTGAAAAATTAGGGGCAGATGCCGTTGTGATGATGCGTTTTGATTCAGGATCGATTGGAACGGATATGCAATCGGTGGCAGCTTATGGCACAGCGGTAAAATTTAAATCGACAGAACAGTAA
- a CDS encoding CopY/TcrY family copper transport repressor, producing MSDNKKTLTITDAEWEVMRVAWATQETTSKEVTDILNEKTEWKSTTVKTLLSRLVDKGMLGTTRNGNKFTYFPLVEERKSIEALSKELLTKVCSKKVGNVLESIIDDSLLSFDDIDQLERLLKEKRKSAVKEVPCNCIKGQCQCHLVS from the coding sequence ATGTCAGATAATAAAAAAACATTAACTATCACTGATGCAGAATGGGAAGTCATGCGTGTTGCTTGGGCGACACAAGAAACCACAAGTAAAGAAGTGACCGATATTCTTAATGAAAAAACTGAGTGGAAAAGTACCACAGTCAAGACTTTACTGAGTCGTTTAGTCGATAAAGGAATGTTAGGTACCACACGTAATGGCAATAAGTTTACCTATTTTCCATTAGTGGAAGAACGCAAAAGTATCGAGGCACTTTCGAAAGAGTTGTTGACCAAAGTTTGTAGTAAGAAAGTCGGAAATGTTCTTGAATCAATTATCGATGACAGTCTACTAAGTTTTGACGATATCGATCAATTGGAAAGACTACTGAAAGAAAAACGAAAATCAGCAGTAAAAGAAGTGCCCTGTAACTGTATCAAAGGGCAATGTCAGTGTCATTTAGTTAGTTAG
- a CDS encoding PTS sugar transporter subunit IIC yields the protein MGVVNFIIENILTQASITISLIAMLGLILQKKSIGQVLSGSLKTLLGFQVLSAGSSIIVGSLTYFGEIFTEGFHMQGIIPSIEAINGQAMNELGLGRDIALTFLAIFIFNILIARFTKWKYIFLTGQAILWMATMTTVFGYFAGLRGIVLIIVGGFIGGVFAVAMPAIAQPFIRKITGSDDIALGHFCTIGYLFEAGVAWIFGERGENKKSVEDLKLPKSFEFLQDTYLSVMVVMVPLYIVTVLFAGETFASTLSGNQNYIMFAFLQAIQFVVGVYVLLAGVRLLLGEIVPAFRGIAMKLVPNAIPALDCPVFFPYSPNAVILGFITTTIGAVLAMFILPTFGLAMILPGMLTNFFAGGTAGIFGNAVGGRRGAIIGGIAHGFFITLLPALLVTIFNSMGFVNATATDVDTVTAALLYAWIISPIMKAF from the coding sequence ATGGGGGTAGTTAATTTTATCATCGAGAATATTTTGACACAGGCATCGATCACGATCAGCTTAATAGCTATGCTAGGATTGATTTTACAGAAAAAATCGATTGGTCAAGTGTTATCAGGTTCATTAAAAACATTGTTAGGGTTTCAAGTTTTAAGCGCTGGCTCTAGTATTATTGTGGGGAGTCTGACTTATTTTGGTGAGATTTTTACAGAAGGATTTCATATGCAAGGAATTATTCCTTCTATCGAAGCGATCAATGGCCAAGCAATGAATGAGCTAGGCTTGGGACGGGATATTGCGTTAACATTTTTAGCTATTTTTATATTTAATATTTTGATTGCTCGTTTTACAAAGTGGAAGTATATTTTCTTAACAGGTCAAGCGATTTTATGGATGGCGACGATGACGACGGTTTTTGGGTATTTTGCCGGACTTCGTGGGATCGTATTAATCATTGTCGGAGGATTTATCGGAGGTGTTTTCGCTGTTGCTATGCCAGCGATCGCACAGCCCTTTATTAGGAAAATAACTGGATCAGATGATATTGCCTTGGGACATTTTTGTACGATCGGTTATTTATTTGAAGCAGGTGTTGCTTGGATTTTTGGTGAGCGTGGTGAAAACAAAAAGTCGGTGGAAGATCTTAAATTACCGAAATCCTTTGAGTTTCTTCAAGATACGTATTTGTCTGTGATGGTCGTGATGGTTCCTTTATATATCGTAACGGTATTGTTTGCGGGTGAAACATTTGCGTCAACGTTATCCGGCAATCAAAACTATATTATGTTTGCCTTTTTACAAGCCATTCAATTTGTAGTCGGTGTGTATGTATTGCTGGCAGGTGTTCGTTTATTACTTGGAGAAATCGTACCAGCCTTTAGAGGAATTGCAATGAAATTAGTGCCAAATGCGATTCCAGCGTTAGATTGTCCAGTGTTTTTCCCATATAGCCCAAATGCAGTGATTCTAGGCTTTATCACAACCACGATCGGTGCTGTTTTAGCGATGTTCATTTTGCCGACATTTGGTTTGGCGATGATTTTACCAGGGATGCTGACGAACTTTTTTGCAGGTGGTACAGCGGGGATTTTTGGAAATGCAGTTGGCGGCAGACGTGGTGCAATCATCGGGGGGATCGCACATGGTTTCTTTATTACGTTATTGCCAGCACTATTAGTGACGATTTTCAATAGTATGGGCTTCGTCAATGCTACAGCGACTGATGTGGATACTGTCACAGCGGCTCTCTTATATGCTTGGATCATAAGCCCGATCATGAAAGCTTTTTAA
- a CDS encoding type II CAAX prenyl endopeptidase Rce1 family protein: MKTNDTLPSSTMGLFGGAVLMIIGFWALMAFSWAWWGLFVGGALAWVLAFGKESKSAFRAPRKLWVIPVAVLSYFVIGLVIGLLSKSLGFNWAANPASGHLGAIILMLPFMLMGEELLGIGILEAAQSKGLPLIASTLLSALVFGLMHIPSYWDGSWFSTVAHVLLLQGVARLILNIAYLKMGKSIWGSWIAHVLIDLIALSVM; the protein is encoded by the coding sequence ATGAAAACAAATGATACTTTACCTAGCTCAACTATGGGACTTTTTGGTGGAGCCGTATTGATGATTATCGGATTTTGGGCCTTGATGGCTTTTTCTTGGGCTTGGTGGGGACTTTTTGTTGGCGGTGCCCTTGCTTGGGTGTTGGCGTTTGGAAAAGAAAGTAAATCAGCATTTCGAGCCCCACGTAAATTATGGGTGATCCCTGTAGCTGTCCTCAGTTATTTTGTTATTGGACTAGTTATTGGATTACTTTCAAAAAGTTTAGGCTTTAACTGGGCAGCAAATCCTGCCTCTGGTCATTTAGGTGCAATTATTCTCATGTTGCCTTTTATGTTGATGGGTGAAGAATTATTAGGAATTGGGATACTAGAAGCGGCACAAAGTAAGGGGCTTCCTCTTATTGCCAGTACATTACTAAGCGCACTTGTTTTTGGTCTGATGCACATTCCTTCTTATTGGGATGGCTCTTGGTTCTCTACAGTGGCACATGTCTTACTTTTACAAGGTGTTGCTCGTTTGATTTTGAATATCGCTTACTTAAAAATGGGTAAGAGTATTTGGGGATCTTGGATCGCTCATGTACTGATTGATTTGATTGCTTTATCTGTAATGTAA
- a CDS encoding class II fructose-bisphosphate aldolase, producing MYTTLKEVTKTAEELNFTVGAFNAHNLEMLPEMIRAAKEMGAPIIIQTSVDTAKYIGYDVLVSVVKTMAEKEMVDAVLHLDHARNFDDIKEAIDLGYTSVMYDGSHLPFKENILKTKAVVEYAHKKGVSVEGELGTIGGTEEGIHVEENDKVYTKPEDARTFVDATGIDALAIAIGTNHGQFKSKTEVNLPLLKEINAIVDIPLVIHGGTGVKEEDYPELINNGIRKFNVGTELLVNWTKTAKESFKKTAVNKSLRYNVIPANEACHDIVKHKIGLFLNVENPIRIG from the coding sequence ATGTATACAACACTGAAAGAAGTCACGAAAACAGCAGAAGAATTGAATTTTACAGTGGGGGCTTTTAATGCCCACAATTTAGAAATGTTGCCAGAAATGATTCGAGCAGCCAAAGAAATGGGTGCCCCGATCATTATCCAAACCAGTGTGGATACAGCCAAATACATTGGGTACGATGTACTAGTTTCAGTTGTCAAAACAATGGCTGAAAAAGAAATGGTGGATGCAGTGCTTCATTTGGATCATGCTAGAAACTTTGATGATATCAAAGAAGCAATCGATCTTGGCTACACGTCAGTCATGTATGATGGCTCTCATTTACCTTTTAAAGAAAATATTTTAAAAACAAAAGCTGTGGTGGAATATGCACATAAAAAAGGTGTTTCTGTTGAAGGGGAACTTGGAACGATCGGTGGGACTGAAGAAGGGATCCATGTAGAGGAAAACGACAAAGTCTACACAAAACCAGAAGATGCCCGTACTTTTGTGGATGCCACAGGAATCGATGCTTTAGCCATTGCAATCGGGACGAATCACGGTCAATTTAAATCCAAAACAGAAGTGAACTTGCCCTTATTAAAAGAAATTAACGCGATTGTTGATATTCCGCTAGTTATTCACGGCGGAACGGGTGTCAAAGAAGAAGACTATCCTGAACTAATTAATAATGGTATCCGTAAATTCAATGTGGGGACTGAACTTTTAGTTAATTGGACTAAAACAGCGAAAGAATCATTTAAAAAAACTGCAGTCAATAAATCATTACGCTACAATGTAATTCCAGCTAATGAAGCATGTCACGATATCGTTAAGCATAAAATAGGCTTGTTTCTGAATGTGGAAAATCCAATCCGTATAGGGTAG
- a CDS encoding GrdB-related putative oxidoreductase — protein sequence MKRIILVLNHVQAGMGSDENAHLAPGGKKAAMGPGQTLSPFFEEQDAQIVATLYCGDQYYLENQEEVTKKFVGFAKKFEADAILCGPAMQYPNFGEMAAKLAISFNQYGLPAVAAMSVENPATEKYKRQIPIVKMPKKGGIGLNDSFKNMARLTAKKAHGQDTTTVEKEVCF from the coding sequence ATGAAAAGAATTATACTTGTATTGAATCATGTGCAGGCAGGAATGGGGAGTGATGAAAATGCTCATTTAGCTCCTGGCGGTAAGAAAGCAGCGATGGGGCCAGGTCAGACATTAAGTCCATTCTTTGAAGAACAGGATGCGCAAATTGTAGCCACTCTTTATTGCGGGGATCAATATTATTTAGAGAATCAAGAAGAAGTGACGAAAAAATTTGTAGGCTTTGCTAAAAAGTTTGAAGCCGATGCTATTCTATGTGGCCCAGCCATGCAGTACCCAAACTTTGGAGAAATGGCCGCTAAATTAGCGATTTCCTTTAATCAATATGGGCTTCCAGCAGTTGCGGCAATGTCTGTTGAAAACCCAGCGACAGAGAAATATAAAAGACAAATTCCAATCGTTAAAATGCCGAAAAAAGGCGGCATTGGCTTGAATGATTCATTTAAAAATATGGCACGATTGACTGCTAAAAAAGCACATGGACAAGACACGACAACAGTGGAAAAAGAGGTTTGTTTTTGA
- the celB gene encoding PTS cellobiose transporter subunit IIC, with protein MKKFLDWLERILTPMAKVIGENKYLVAIRDGFLLSTPLLIVGSIFLLIANFPLPQWDQWMSAILGADWAEHMAVPANASFDVMTILAVVGIAYSLGRQFKVDAMQAGIIALVSFFIVTPYYTEYTPEGTEQLVEVASLPLKWMGSNGLFLGMIVALISTRIFVWVLSKGWTIKMPDGVPPTVVKSFEALIPSFIVVMIFFVADWLVSLTSYGNLQAIIFDFLQTPLLALGNTLGAMIIAYVFLHFFWFFGINGSSVVGAVFNPVLRALSVENLDAYKHGQEIPNIITGQFQDMFATFGGAGSTLSLIVVMVIFCKSQRIKKLSQLSLVPGIFGINEPIIFGLPIVLNPLILIPFALVPTINIIIAYFAMDWGLVPLTNGIQLPWTTPIIFSGFLVSGWQGAVLQGLLFVLGMFIYYPFIKVMDDQYLREEAQAVETEEEEDIDFDDFDFDDI; from the coding sequence ATGAAAAAGTTTTTGGATTGGTTGGAACGCATTTTGACACCGATGGCCAAAGTCATTGGGGAAAACAAATATCTTGTCGCGATTCGTGATGGCTTTTTACTCTCTACTCCTTTATTGATCGTAGGTTCTATTTTTCTTTTGATAGCAAACTTTCCTTTGCCTCAATGGGATCAGTGGATGTCAGCGATCTTAGGAGCGGATTGGGCTGAGCATATGGCGGTTCCTGCCAATGCGAGTTTTGATGTTATGACAATTTTAGCGGTGGTTGGTATTGCCTACAGTTTAGGGCGCCAATTTAAAGTGGATGCAATGCAGGCTGGAATTATTGCATTGGTGTCATTTTTCATTGTAACGCCTTATTACACAGAGTATACGCCAGAAGGGACAGAACAATTAGTTGAAGTTGCGAGCTTGCCGCTAAAATGGATGGGGTCTAACGGTTTGTTTTTAGGGATGATCGTTGCGTTGATTTCCACACGGATTTTTGTCTGGGTACTAAGTAAAGGCTGGACGATCAAAATGCCGGATGGTGTACCTCCCACTGTAGTGAAATCCTTTGAAGCTCTGATTCCAAGTTTTATTGTGGTCATGATTTTCTTTGTGGCAGATTGGTTGGTTAGTTTAACTTCATATGGCAACTTGCAAGCAATTATTTTTGACTTTTTACAAACGCCATTATTAGCATTAGGTAATACACTTGGGGCAATGATCATTGCTTATGTATTTTTACATTTTTTCTGGTTCTTCGGTATCAACGGCAGCAGTGTTGTCGGAGCGGTTTTTAATCCAGTTTTAAGAGCCTTATCTGTTGAAAATTTAGATGCCTATAAACATGGGCAAGAAATTCCAAATATCATCACTGGCCAATTTCAAGATATGTTCGCCACATTTGGCGGTGCGGGTTCCACACTTTCGTTGATTGTGGTCATGGTCATTTTTTGTAAGAGCCAACGAATTAAAAAATTATCACAATTATCTTTAGTGCCAGGAATTTTCGGCATCAATGAACCGATTATTTTTGGGTTACCGATCGTATTGAATCCATTGATTTTAATTCCGTTTGCTTTAGTACCAACGATCAATATCATTATTGCGTATTTTGCAATGGATTGGGGGCTAGTTCCTTTAACCAATGGAATTCAGTTGCCGTGGACTACACCAATTATATTTTCAGGATTTTTGGTAAGCGGCTGGCAAGGAGCTGTTTTACAAGGATTACTATTTGTTTTAGGAATGTTTATCTACTATCCATTTATTAAAGTAATGGACGATCAATACTTACGCGAAGAAGCACAAGCAGTAGAAACAGAGGAAGAAGAAGACATTGATTTCGATGATTTTGACTTTGATGATATTTAG
- a CDS encoding N(4)-(beta-N-acetylglucosaminyl)-L-asparaginase — MSWGMIATWRMAHDGVTQASEALSNNGLAGDAIETTIRTVEDYPYYKSVGFGGLPNAEGILEMDAAFMDGDTFKIGAVAGITDTKNPISVARKLSDEKFNSFRVGDGATKYAMLNGFERKNMLTQRAHRIWEKRVEEIAKSNLSPYDGHDTIGAISLDTKGSMAAGTSSSGLFMKKPGRVGDSPLSGSGFYVDSEIGGATATGLGEDLMKGCLAYEIVRQMGEGKTPQEACDQAVYTFHDTLTKRYGKAGAFSLIAMNNTGQWGVATNVEFTFSVANDQEKPAIYLANMGENHQTIIEPITQEWLDAYEKRIKAPID; from the coding sequence ATGTCATGGGGAATGATCGCTACTTGGAGAATGGCACACGATGGTGTCACTCAAGCAAGTGAAGCGTTGAGTAACAACGGTCTAGCAGGAGATGCTATCGAGACAACGATTCGAACAGTTGAAGATTATCCATACTATAAGTCTGTTGGCTTTGGCGGTTTACCTAACGCTGAAGGGATTTTAGAAATGGATGCTGCTTTTATGGATGGAGACACATTTAAGATTGGCGCAGTTGCTGGGATCACAGATACGAAAAATCCGATTTCTGTTGCTAGAAAATTAAGTGACGAAAAATTCAACAGTTTTAGAGTTGGGGATGGTGCAACAAAATATGCCATGCTTAATGGATTTGAACGGAAAAACATGTTGACTCAAAGAGCTCATCGAATCTGGGAAAAGCGCGTAGAAGAAATCGCGAAAAGCAATTTAAGTCCGTATGATGGACATGATACGATTGGTGCGATTTCTCTTGATACAAAAGGCAGTATGGCGGCTGGGACTTCTAGTTCAGGTTTGTTTATGAAAAAACCAGGACGTGTGGGAGACTCGCCGTTATCTGGATCAGGTTTTTACGTGGACAGTGAAATAGGGGGAGCAACGGCTACAGGGTTAGGAGAAGATTTGATGAAAGGATGTTTGGCTTATGAAATCGTTCGGCAGATGGGAGAAGGAAAAACGCCGCAAGAAGCTTGCGATCAAGCAGTTTACACCTTTCATGATACGTTGACGAAACGCTATGGTAAAGCAGGTGCCTTCTCTTTGATCGCAATGAATAATACTGGTCAATGGGGCGTTGCTACCAATGTTGAGTTTACCTTTAGTGTAGCGAATGACCAGGAAAAACCAGCAATCTATCTAGCCAATATGGGTGAAAATCATCAAACAATCATTGAACCGATCACCCAAGAATGGCTGGATGCTTATGAAAAACGAATCAAAGCACCTATTGATTAA
- a CDS encoding BglG family transcription antiterminator: MKDRTIQIFKRFIWSDYSLTLDELSEDFQVSNRTIRNEIKEINAFLISHKLSEIKTIRNRGMVLTLEQSERKQLEIVIDEKNEFDYLSREERIFDLILAFSLSEHPVFLYQKESEYQISKSTMDEDMRRVRNTLLAYGIEVLSIPKQGIVLKGSERTIRTMIYDVINQSIDSLRFLDEKEAGLSVSEKHLFRYIPKKVLKKIDHVYHQTISSREDIYRNQLVMFTAVWLSRYLRQELIPSSDWEVWDTEQNQRRLSFVHQLCRTLAVRPPVSELNYILFMLETFDTGSISNSVEWVQAQLLSIQLIQFVEQTTQIPFSKKEESLHEGLYRHMAGLISRVKSEIQILNPLKETVKRYYGNIYFAIETFAPTIEAITKHELSEDEIAFLTIHFSTSVSAINQELQYTYKAVVVCNHGTATGRLLAEHLKELFSIEIVAVLSTGEMELIKKLDVDLIFSTLSLTYPDKPILVVDPIIKVESRKNIQEFLERNRQFKRLVNNDNDSTELFYKVLDLIKESGGTISSDIYQQLETTFDQNHLKINKRELQPMLKDVLKKSDILLLEKCPDWESAIRRVARPLLKENCINESYVKAMIASVNEFGPYIVMGKHLALAHARPEDGVNRLGISVATLAEPVVFGNEANDPVKIIFCLAAVDSFSHLNIMKSLIELINDETKINRLVRCSNVSDFEAILYEEC, translated from the coding sequence ATGAAAGATCGAACGATACAAATATTTAAACGATTTATTTGGTCAGATTATTCTTTGACTCTGGATGAATTAAGCGAGGATTTCCAAGTCAGCAATCGAACAATCAGAAATGAGATTAAAGAGATCAATGCATTTCTCATCAGTCATAAATTGTCAGAGATTAAAACGATCCGAAACAGAGGAATGGTTTTAACACTAGAGCAATCAGAAAGAAAACAACTAGAGATCGTCATTGATGAAAAAAATGAATTTGACTATTTGAGCCGAGAAGAGCGGATTTTTGACTTGATTTTGGCTTTTTCTTTGTCGGAGCATCCTGTTTTTTTATATCAAAAGGAATCAGAGTATCAAATATCAAAAAGTACAATGGATGAAGATATGCGAAGGGTCAGAAATACTCTTCTCGCGTATGGTATCGAAGTGTTGAGTATTCCTAAACAAGGGATCGTTTTAAAAGGATCAGAGCGAACGATACGAACGATGATTTACGATGTGATCAACCAATCAATTGACAGCTTACGCTTTCTTGATGAAAAAGAAGCTGGTTTAAGTGTTTCAGAAAAACATTTATTTCGCTATATTCCTAAAAAGGTATTAAAAAAAATCGATCATGTGTATCATCAAACAATTTCTTCAAGAGAAGATATTTATCGCAATCAGTTAGTCATGTTTACGGCTGTTTGGTTAAGTCGCTATTTGAGACAAGAATTGATTCCAAGTTCTGATTGGGAAGTTTGGGATACGGAGCAAAATCAGCGCAGACTTTCTTTTGTTCATCAACTGTGTCGCACTTTAGCAGTTAGACCTCCGGTATCAGAATTGAATTATATCCTGTTTATGTTGGAAACCTTTGATACTGGGAGCATAAGCAATTCTGTTGAGTGGGTACAAGCCCAATTGTTGTCGATTCAGCTGATTCAATTTGTCGAACAAACGACGCAAATTCCCTTTTCTAAAAAAGAAGAATCCCTACATGAAGGCTTATATCGTCATATGGCTGGTTTGATCAGTCGGGTGAAAAGTGAAATACAAATTTTAAACCCGTTAAAAGAAACGGTAAAGCGGTATTACGGCAATATTTATTTTGCGATTGAAACATTTGCGCCAACGATTGAAGCAATCACTAAACATGAACTCAGTGAGGACGAAATTGCCTTTTTGACAATTCACTTTTCGACTTCGGTAAGTGCGATCAATCAAGAGCTGCAATATACCTATAAGGCAGTTGTAGTCTGTAATCACGGAACAGCTACCGGTCGATTATTGGCAGAACATTTGAAAGAATTATTTAGTATTGAGATAGTAGCTGTTCTAAGTACAGGTGAGATGGAACTGATCAAAAAACTAGATGTTGATTTGATTTTTTCAACACTGAGTTTAACCTATCCTGACAAGCCGATTTTAGTTGTAGATCCGATAATCAAAGTAGAGAGTCGAAAAAATATTCAAGAGTTCTTAGAACGAAATAGGCAATTTAAACGTTTAGTAAATAATGACAATGATTCTACGGAGTTATTTTATAAGGTTCTTGATCTAATTAAAGAAAGTGGCGGTACGATTTCTAGCGATATCTATCAACAGTTAGAGACCACTTTTGATCAGAATCATTTAAAGATAAATAAAAGGGAGTTGCAGCCGATGCTGAAAGATGTCTTGAAAAAAAGCGATATCTTGTTACTAGAAAAATGTCCAGATTGGGAGAGTGCGATTCGACGAGTAGCACGTCCACTCTTAAAAGAAAACTGTATTAATGAATCATATGTAAAGGCAATGATCGCTTCTGTCAATGAATTTGGGCCATACATCGTGATGGGAAAACATCTTGCTTTAGCCCATGCAAGACCCGAAGATGGCGTTAATAGATTGGGTATAAGTGTTGCAACATTAGCTGAACCTGTTGTCTTTGGCAATGAAGCCAACGATCCTGTAAAAATTATTTTTTGTCTGGCAGCGGTGGATTCATTTTCCCACTTAAATATTATGAAAAGCTTGATTGAATTGATCAACGACGAGACAAAAATAAATCGTTTAGTGCGGTGTAGTAATGTCTCTGATTTTGAAGCAATTTTATATGAAGAGTGTTAA
- a CDS encoding PTS sugar transporter subunit IIB yields MKKLTILFVCGAGLGSSFAAQMAAEDVLNQKGVEAKLEHTDISSAVSMNPDIIITAQNFQTQFEKFSIDEEKTAIIYLKNIVSKAEIDEKITPVLQAKGAI; encoded by the coding sequence ATGAAAAAACTAACGATTTTATTTGTTTGCGGAGCAGGATTAGGGAGTAGTTTTGCGGCTCAAATGGCGGCTGAAGATGTCTTGAATCAGAAAGGGGTGGAAGCAAAACTTGAGCATACAGACATTTCATCAGCAGTTTCTATGAATCCAGATATCATAATTACCGCGCAAAACTTTCAAACGCAATTTGAAAAATTTAGTATCGATGAGGAAAAAACAGCGATCATTTATCTGAAAAATATTGTTTCAAAAGCCGAAATAGATGAAAAGATCACACCAGTATTACAAGCAAAAGGGGCTATTTAA
- a CDS encoding heavy-metal-associated domain-containing protein, which produces MEKTVTINGMKCDGCVNIVKENFEKIAGVQSANVDLENKSASVTSDREISNTELQNSLSETKFTVA; this is translated from the coding sequence ATGGAAAAAACAGTAACGATCAACGGAATGAAATGTGATGGGTGCGTAAACATCGTCAAAGAAAATTTTGAAAAAATTGCAGGGGTTCAATCTGCAAATGTCGATTTAGAGAACAAATCAGCATCAGTAACAAGTGATAGAGAAATTTCAAATACTGAATTGCAAAATTCATTATCAGAAACAAAATTTACTGTAGCGTAA
- a CDS encoding helix-turn-helix domain-containing protein, whose protein sequence is MKTYGELIRELRIKKGISQKQLYEKIMSKSYAIRFEQGKHEISFYLLKLILDQLSMEVDEFIYIYNGYHSSEIEQFYYEYGEKGNQNDIDGLISMRTKLQKNPTSVQAELRIAELTARIEQLTAYEKTGIYSKKVIDKHSLMIIQEYLSKVQTWTLGELRLFANTLDYIDYERKSEYFETLLRSIDRYKNFERGRKVICTLLINEIHELVLANDLVNAERLMNKLNEFTTGVDEMFFRNYCLFYEGLLLDLKGEPKSGRKKVEQAIEIFTVLGYQHQAELSRSIYQKLSVN, encoded by the coding sequence ATGAAAACATACGGGGAATTGATTCGTGAACTACGAATAAAAAAAGGCATTTCGCAAAAACAATTGTATGAGAAAATCATGTCCAAGTCTTATGCAATTCGGTTTGAGCAAGGAAAACATGAAATTTCTTTTTATTTATTAAAGTTGATCTTAGACCAATTATCGATGGAAGTGGACGAATTTATATATATTTACAATGGGTATCATTCATCTGAAATTGAGCAATTTTATTATGAATATGGTGAAAAAGGAAATCAAAATGATATAGATGGGCTAATTTCAATGAGGACGAAACTTCAAAAGAATCCTACTTCTGTGCAAGCTGAACTGAGAATCGCTGAATTAACTGCCAGGATCGAACAGCTGACTGCTTATGAAAAAACAGGTATCTATTCAAAAAAAGTGATTGATAAGCACTCGTTAATGATTATTCAAGAATACTTATCTAAGGTTCAGACGTGGACATTAGGAGAATTGAGGTTGTTTGCCAATACATTGGATTATATCGATTATGAAAGAAAATCAGAGTATTTTGAGACCTTGTTACGATCAATTGATCGTTATAAAAATTTTGAACGGGGAAGAAAAGTTATTTGTACGCTTTTGATTAATGAAATTCATGAGTTGGTGTTAGCGAATGACTTAGTGAATGCGGAGCGTTTGATGAATAAACTGAACGAGTTTACCACGGGTGTGGATGAAATGTTTTTTAGAAACTATTGTTTATTTTATGAAGGATTACTTTTGGACTTAAAGGGAGAACCAAAATCTGGACGAAAAAAAGTTGAACAAGCAATCGAAATATTTACTGTTTTGGGATATCAGCATCAAGCAGAGCTATCAAGGTCTATCTATCAAAAATTATCTGTCAATTGA